The genomic stretch ATCATCACCGTGGATGAACCTTGACCAAACAGCAGCAGCCAGTTATGAAACACCGTCCCCTCGTCGGTGCGCGCGATGACCATGAGCGTGCCCTCCACGCCGTTCACCTGCACCTGCTCGGACTTCACCATGCGCATGGAACGGTCAGTTCCGACTCCCTGCGTGAAACTATCCATCACTTCAGTGAATGGCCCGGGCACTTCCGTAATCACGATGGAGGCTCCGCGGTCGGCTCGGGTAACGCCGGGGAAGCCGGGCACGAGCGAGAAACCTTCCGGCACCACCATGCTGACGCGGGTGAGCGGAATGTCGGCATATACGCCGCCTGAGGCGGCAGCTGGCGCAGCCTCCTGCGCCACGGCCAGGCTTTGCATCGCCATCCACAACGCGATGGCCATCCCCCCGATCAGTTGCTTGCTCATTCTAATTCTCCTCTCCCGCACCAGTCGCGCTGGCTATTGGGTTCTTAAACTTTTTTCTCTCGCTAGGGCTCATTTGCAAACACGCGTTTGAAGATGGCATCGACGTTGCGCAACTGTCGCTGTACGGAAAAAGCCTTGTCGATCTCGGCTGAGCTAAGAGTGCGCGCGATGTCCTCATCGGCACCGACCAGCGCGCGAAAATCCTCGCCGTTCTGCCAGGCGCGCATGGCGGTGCGCTGCACCCACAGATAAGCCTGCTCACGCAAGGCACCCTTGGTGGTCAGATCGAGCAGCAATTGGCCGGAGAAGACCAGTCCACGGGTCATCTCCAGGTTCTTTATCATGCGCTCGGGATAGACCAATAACTGATCCAGTACGCGCGTGGTGCGATCCAGCAGGTAGTCGGTGAGGATGGTGCTGTCGGGCAGGATGACGCGCTCGACGGACGAGTGGGAGATGTCGCGCTCGTGCCACAGCGCCACATTCTCGAGCGCTGCCTGCGCGTTGCCGCGGACCACGCGCGCCAGTCCGCAGATCTGCTCGCAGGTTACCGGATTGCGCTTATGCGGCATCGCCGAAGAACCCTTTTGCCCGCTGCCGAAAAACTCTTCCGCCTCGCGCACTTCGGTGCGTTGCAGGCCGCGAATCTCCAGCGCGATCTTGTCGAGCGTAGCGGTAATCAAGGCCAGCGTGGAAACGTAATGCGCGTGGCGGTCGCGCTGAATCACCTGACTCGATATCGCCGCGGGCGCGAGTCCCAGCCGCGCGCAAATCTTATCTTCCACCTCGGGGCCAACGTGCGCGAATGTACCCACCGCGCCGGAAATTTTCCCCACGGCCATCTGTGCGGAGGCGTCTTCCATGCGCGCGATATTGCGCTGCGTCTCGGAATACCAGTTGGCGAATTTTAATCCAAAGGTGATGGGCTCGGCGTGTACGCCGTGCGTGCGGCCAATCATGACCGTGTGCTGAAACTCCAGCGCGCGGCGCTTGAGCACGTCGCTCAGTTTGCGCAAGCCCTCCATGATGATCGCCGAGGCCTCGCGCAGCAGCAGGTTCTGCGCCGTATCCACCACGTCGTTCGAGGTCAGGCCATAGTGCAGGTAGCGCGACTCCGGGCCAAGATTTTCCGACACGGCGGTGGTGAAGGCGATGACGTCATGCTTCACCTCGGCCTCAATCTCGTTGATGCGGCGCACGTCGAAGCGCGCCTTCTCGCGGATGGCGCGGGCGGCCTCGGCGGGAATCTCGCCCTGCTCGGCAAGCACCTCGGCGGCGGCGGTCTCCACCTCCAGCCACTTGCGAAACTTGTTTTCCTCGCTCCAGACAGCGCCCATTGCCGGGCGCGTATAACGGGCTATCAAAGCATCACCTCTAAAAAGAATTGCTCTTCTTCAAAACTCAAATAATTCGCTGGCTTCGTCCTGCTGGCTGATTACCACGCGGGTCTGCGGGCGGCTGCGCGATTCCAGCGCGGCGGTGGCTTCCACTTGCGCGATCTGCGGATGATTATTCTGCTCGCTCAAATGCGCCAGGATGATCGTCTGCGCCTGACCGTCAAACTCGTCGCGCAGAAATTCCCCGAGCGCCGTATTCGACAGATGCCCCGTCCGTCCCATCACCCGTTGCTTCAGATGCCACGGATACGGCCCGCTGCGCAGCATCTCCAGATCATGATTCGACTCCAGGATCATGGCCGCGCAGCCGCGCAGGTAGTGCTTCACATTCTCCGGCAAATATCCCAAATCCGTCGCCAGCGCCACGCGAACCCCCGCCGCCGTGAAGCGATACGCCACCGGATCGACCGCGTCGTGCGGGATGGTGAACGGCTCAATGGTCAGATCGGCGATCTGAAATTCCTGGCCCGGCGCGATGGTCTCCACCACGGGCAATGCAATCTGGGGCGACAGCGCCGCGCGCGTCGCAGCCGTTATATATACCGGAATGCGGTACTTCTTGGCGAGCCGGCCCAGACCCCCGACATGGTCCGAGTGCTCGTGCGTAATCAAAATCGCCGACAGCGATTCCAGCCGCTCGCCGATGCCCGCCAACCGTCGCTCGGTCTCCCGGCCACTGAAGCCGGCGTCCACCAGAATCTTGGCTTGCTCCGTGGCCAGGAACGTGCAGTTTCCGCCGCTGCCGCTGCCCAGCACCGCAAAACGAATACTGATGGCGTCCTCCCGCTGCGCCGCGCGCAGATTTCTAATTGCTCGCTTGAATTGGGCCGTGCGCCCTTAGTTTATCACTAGTCCCAAACAGGTGTCCGCTTGCCCAGTGGAAAAAACCGTTAGAATGGTAATTTGCCGCCCGACGATTGGCTTCCTTCAGTTCCTTATATTGCGGAGAGAGAATGCGCGCTGATAGCTGCTGGTCGCCACGGGTAGAATGATTCGTTCATGAAAACTACGAAGGTCGCATCCAACTCGACTTCGCTTAACGTGCACCTCTACGGCGTGATACTTGCCGGCGGTCGAGGCACGCGCTTCTGGCCGCGCAGCCGCGCCGCGCATCCCAAACAGTTGATGAATTTTATCGGCGGAACGAGCCTGTTGCAGCAGACTGTTGCGCGATTGGCTCCGCTGATTCCCGCCGAGCGCATCTGGGTCTTCACCAACGAACTGCTGCTCAAGCAGGTCCGCAAGCAGTTGCCCGGCGTGCCGCCCGAGCAGATCATCGCCGAACCGGTCCAGCGCAACACAGGGCCGTGCGCGGGTCTGGCCGCCGAACTGATCCTGCGGCGTGATCCCGATGCGGTGCTCGGCATGTTTCCCTCCGATCAGACGATTGCAGACGAGCACGCATTTCTGAAAGTAGTCCGGCTGGCCGTGGCGCAGGCGGCGCGCCATAAGATTGTCGTGCTGGGGATTGCTCCGCGCTGGCCCGAGACGGGCTACGGCTACATGGAGTTTTCCAGGCGCCCGGCTCGCCGCAATTCGCAGGCGCTGCCCGTGTTGCGTTTCCGCGAGAAGCCCAAGTTGAGCGTGGCCCAGCGCTATCTGAAGGCCGGACGCTTTTTCTGGAACAGTGGAATGTTTTTTTGGCGAGCATCGTTGCTTCGTGAACAATTGCAACAGCACCTTCCCGCCACCGCATCCGTGCTGAATCAGATCGCTGAACGCATGGCGGCATCCTCCGTGGGCCGCGGCCAGCGCGTGTTGAGGGAGCTGTATCCGGACTGCGAGAATATCTCGGTGGACTTCGCGGTGCTTGAAAAAGCGCGCGGCATTGTGGGCATCCCGTGCGAGGTGGGCTGGAGCGATGTAGGCAGTTGGAACGCGGTCTACGACCTGCTCCAGAAAGATTCACGGGCCAATGTTTTGCGCAGCGAATCCTTGCTGATCGATTCCAGCGGCCTGCTGGTGGATGTGCCCGGAAAATTATTCGCGGCCATCGGGATTGCTGATCTGATCGTGGTTGAAACCGGTGGCGCCCTGTTGGTGGCTCGGCGCGATCGCGCGCAGGACGTTTCACGATTAGTGAAGCAGCTTGAATTGGCGCGGAGGAACGAGTT from Acidobacteriota bacterium encodes the following:
- a CDS encoding adenylosuccinate lyase — protein: MIARYTRPAMGAVWSEENKFRKWLEVETAAAEVLAEQGEIPAEAARAIREKARFDVRRINEIEAEVKHDVIAFTTAVSENLGPESRYLHYGLTSNDVVDTAQNLLLREASAIIMEGLRKLSDVLKRRALEFQHTVMIGRTHGVHAEPITFGLKFANWYSETQRNIARMEDASAQMAVGKISGAVGTFAHVGPEVEDKICARLGLAPAAISSQVIQRDRHAHYVSTLALITATLDKIALEIRGLQRTEVREAEEFFGSGQKGSSAMPHKRNPVTCEQICGLARVVRGNAQAALENVALWHERDISHSSVERVILPDSTILTDYLLDRTTRVLDQLLVYPERMIKNLEMTRGLVFSGQLLLDLTTKGALREQAYLWVQRTAMRAWQNGEDFRALVGADEDIARTLSSAEIDKAFSVQRQLRNVDAIFKRVFANEP
- a CDS encoding MBL fold metallo-hydrolase, giving the protein MRFAVLGSGSGGNCTFLATEQAKILVDAGFSGRETERRLAGIGERLESLSAILITHEHSDHVGGLGRLAKKYRIPVYITAATRAALSPQIALPVVETIAPGQEFQIADLTIEPFTIPHDAVDPVAYRFTAAGVRVALATDLGYLPENVKHYLRGCAAMILESNHDLEMLRSGPYPWHLKQRVMGRTGHLSNTALGEFLRDEFDGQAQTIILAHLSEQNNHPQIAQVEATAALESRSRPQTRVVISQQDEASELFEF
- a CDS encoding mannose-1-phosphate guanylyltransferase; the encoded protein is MKTTKVASNSTSLNVHLYGVILAGGRGTRFWPRSRAAHPKQLMNFIGGTSLLQQTVARLAPLIPAERIWVFTNELLLKQVRKQLPGVPPEQIIAEPVQRNTGPCAGLAAELILRRDPDAVLGMFPSDQTIADEHAFLKVVRLAVAQAARHKIVVLGIAPRWPETGYGYMEFSRRPARRNSQALPVLRFREKPKLSVAQRYLKAGRFFWNSGMFFWRASLLREQLQQHLPATASVLNQIAERMAASSVGRGQRVLRELYPDCENISVDFAVLEKARGIVGIPCEVGWSDVGSWNAVYDLLQKDSRANVLRSESLLIDSSGLLVDVPGKLFAAIGIADLIVVETGGALLVARRDRAQDVSRLVKQLELARRNELL